The proteins below are encoded in one region of Candidatus Saccharimonadales bacterium:
- the tyrS gene encoding tyrosine--tRNA ligase, whose translation MNDLIFRASKEIVVRSELEAALAEGRKLRIKFGIDPTGERIHLGHAATIRKLKHFQAAGHQIVLIVGSFTGRIGDASDKDSERQILTAEAVERNMQRYEVQLGRIFDISAAEIHYNHEWFNQMGLDEWLRINQLFSVAQMIERDNFAQRFKAGSRIGLQEFQYPLLQGYDSVAVRADVEIGGTDQLFNLLAGRPLQKAYKQAPQHAITYELLLADDGRKMSKSWANCIWIDDEPAEMYGKLMRINDELVMHYFELCTDVPVAELDELKTALESGNPRDVKARLAREVVAIYHDEAAADHAAAAFMRQFSQGELPENIPEVQLDHASWEVEALLLATKLADSKSAARRLLAQGGVRLNGEKLTSTTVNVTPGDVLQAGKRRFVRLILS comes from the coding sequence ATGAATGATTTAATATTTCGGGCCAGCAAGGAGATAGTAGTCCGTTCTGAACTGGAGGCTGCCCTGGCAGAGGGTCGAAAACTGCGGATTAAGTTTGGTATCGATCCTACTGGAGAACGGATCCACCTCGGTCACGCCGCTACGATCCGTAAACTGAAACATTTTCAAGCCGCCGGACATCAGATCGTACTGATTGTCGGTAGTTTTACTGGACGCATCGGAGATGCTTCTGATAAAGACAGCGAGCGACAGATTTTAACCGCTGAGGCCGTCGAACGTAATATGCAACGCTATGAGGTGCAACTGGGTCGTATCTTTGATATTTCGGCGGCAGAGATACACTATAACCATGAGTGGTTCAACCAGATGGGTTTGGATGAGTGGCTCCGGATCAATCAGCTGTTCTCGGTAGCGCAGATGATTGAGCGTGATAACTTCGCGCAACGGTTTAAGGCCGGTAGTCGGATCGGTCTGCAGGAGTTTCAGTACCCACTGTTGCAGGGCTATGACTCGGTGGCCGTGCGCGCCGATGTCGAGATCGGTGGTACCGATCAGCTGTTTAACCTACTTGCTGGTCGACCACTGCAGAAAGCCTATAAGCAGGCTCCGCAGCATGCGATAACTTATGAGCTGCTCTTAGCTGATGACGGCCGCAAGATGAGCAAATCTTGGGCTAACTGCATCTGGATCGATGATGAGCCGGCCGAAATGTACGGCAAGCTGATGCGGATTAACGATGAGCTCGTTATGCACTATTTCGAGCTATGTACTGACGTACCGGTGGCTGAGCTTGATGAGTTAAAAACGGCCCTCGAGTCCGGTAATCCGCGCGACGTTAAAGCCAGATTAGCCCGCGAGGTAGTAGCTATCTATCACGATGAGGCAGCGGCCGACCACGCTGCTGCGGCTTTCATGCGTCAGTTTAGCCAAGGAGAGCTTCCAGAGAATATACCTGAAGTTCAGCTGGATCACGCCAGCTGGGAGGTAGAAGCGCTACTGTTAGCTACTAAATTAGCCGACTCTAAATCGGCTGCTCGTCGATTATTGGCACAGGGCGGTGTGCGGTTAAATGGCGAAAAGTTGACGTCTACTACTGTGAACGTTACACCAGGGGATGTACTGCAAGCAGGTAAACGTCGTTTCGTGCGGCTTATCCTGAGCTAA
- the recG gene encoding ATP-dependent DNA helicase RecG codes for MKMDSSVSELSGVGAAVAGKLTQLGIETIADLLRHYPRRYDDYSQVTPVALLHPGQVTVKGRISQVTNRRTRSSTTLTEALISDDSGEVKAVWFNQPYLAKQLPHDGAVYLSGELAFKYQQYALQNPVVERVSNFTKDTARIVPVYPETAGLSSKQLRRLLAQALQVALPEVIPLEIRQQYRLLSINQAIAQIHFPSSVVQLEAAKYRLGFEEVYLLQLVARSLRDKLSHEIAPRIKFDLEATTNLLTQLPFKLTNDQRKVAWRIMQDLDSERPMNRLLQGDVGSGKTVVAALAAQQVARAGRQTVLLAPTELLARQHFETLCSTLSGEEIKVDLLVSSIKGAQRREVLQGLSEGRTAIVVGTHALLEKEVVLANLGLVIIDEQHRFGVRQRQAIQQMSPTAPHLLSMSATPIPRSLALTAYGDLDISSIRELPIGRKPIKTEVSTNARQVYAHIYEQIKSGRQVYVVCPLIEDSAKSEATSVATQIKQLKQYWRDVRIAPLHGRLKAEEKAATMRDFSKGKIDVLVATTVVEVGVDVSNATIMLIEGAERFGLATLHQLRGRVGRGRAQSYCYLKTSASGQARQRLQLMERYQDGFILAEQDLELRGPGEIYGQHQHGALDLRMARLNDLELLTAAKTAAQDTPLPVRDATLRQTLARLQTRLGTN; via the coding sequence ATGAAAATGGATTCATCTGTCAGTGAACTCAGTGGGGTTGGGGCGGCTGTCGCTGGCAAACTTACCCAATTGGGGATTGAAACGATTGCCGATCTATTACGACACTACCCACGTCGCTACGACGACTACTCCCAAGTTACTCCGGTCGCCCTACTTCATCCAGGTCAGGTGACTGTAAAAGGTCGAATCAGCCAGGTCACCAATCGCCGAACTAGAAGCTCTACTACCTTAACCGAGGCCTTGATTAGTGATGATAGCGGCGAGGTTAAGGCAGTTTGGTTTAACCAGCCCTACCTAGCTAAGCAACTACCGCACGATGGGGCCGTTTATCTCTCTGGTGAGTTGGCCTTTAAGTACCAACAGTATGCTTTGCAGAATCCGGTAGTGGAGCGAGTTAGTAATTTCACTAAGGATACGGCCCGAATAGTACCGGTCTATCCGGAGACGGCCGGTTTGAGTTCAAAGCAGCTCCGTCGCTTACTGGCTCAAGCCCTACAGGTAGCCCTACCGGAGGTAATACCGCTTGAAATCCGGCAGCAATACCGTCTGCTGTCGATTAACCAGGCTATAGCCCAGATCCATTTTCCTAGTTCAGTAGTTCAGCTGGAGGCGGCTAAGTACCGGCTGGGGTTTGAGGAAGTTTATTTGTTACAGCTGGTCGCACGTTCGCTGCGGGATAAGTTGTCACATGAGATTGCCCCACGCATTAAGTTTGATTTAGAAGCTACCACTAACCTGCTAACACAGTTGCCTTTTAAACTAACCAATGACCAGCGCAAGGTGGCTTGGCGCATTATGCAGGACTTAGACAGCGAACGGCCCATGAACCGTTTACTACAAGGTGATGTAGGGAGTGGTAAGACGGTGGTAGCGGCCCTGGCGGCTCAGCAGGTAGCCCGAGCCGGTCGGCAAACGGTATTGCTGGCACCGACCGAACTGCTAGCTCGTCAGCACTTCGAAACGTTATGTTCTACCCTCTCTGGAGAGGAGATTAAGGTCGACCTCTTAGTTAGTAGTATTAAAGGAGCCCAGCGCAGGGAAGTATTGCAGGGTTTAAGTGAGGGGCGTACCGCTATAGTAGTCGGCACGCACGCCCTGCTAGAGAAAGAGGTAGTGCTCGCTAATCTCGGTCTAGTAATAATCGATGAACAACATCGCTTTGGTGTTAGGCAGCGTCAAGCTATTCAACAGATGTCGCCTACAGCACCGCATCTGCTCAGCATGTCAGCTACGCCGATCCCGCGTAGTTTAGCCCTGACGGCTTATGGTGATCTCGATATCTCCAGTATTCGTGAACTACCGATTGGGAGAAAGCCGATTAAGACTGAAGTGAGCACTAATGCCCGTCAGGTGTACGCTCATATCTATGAGCAGATTAAGTCCGGTCGACAAGTGTATGTGGTCTGCCCTTTAATTGAAGACTCTGCCAAGTCGGAAGCTACAAGTGTGGCTACGCAAATCAAACAGCTTAAGCAATACTGGCGTGATGTGCGGATTGCTCCCTTGCACGGTCGCCTGAAGGCCGAGGAGAAAGCGGCTACTATGCGTGACTTTAGTAAGGGTAAGATCGATGTTCTGGTGGCCACGACTGTGGTAGAAGTCGGAGTTGATGTCAGTAATGCTACTATCATGCTAATTGAGGGGGCCGAGCGCTTCGGATTGGCTACCTTACATCAGTTACGGGGCCGGGTTGGTCGAGGGAGGGCTCAGTCCTATTGCTATCTGAAGACTTCAGCTAGCGGTCAAGCCAGGCAGCGCTTGCAACTAATGGAACGCTATCAGGATGGTTTCATTCTCGCCGAACAAGATCTAGAGTTGCGCGGTCCTGGGGAGATCTATGGACAGCATCAACACGGCGCCTTAGATTTACGCATGGCTCGCTTGAATGACCTTGAGTTATTAACCGCGGCCAAGACGGCCGCTCAAGATACCCCCTTGCCAGTTAGAGATGCGACCCTACGACAGACATTGGCTCGCTTACAGACGAGGCTCGGCACTAACTAG
- the rsmD gene encoding 16S rRNA (guanine(966)-N(2))-methyltransferase RsmD yields the protein MRIIGGQYGGYKIQGPKTAATRPISDRAKESLFNMLGDIAGLSFVDAYAGSGSVGLEAISRAAEPVVAVESGREAVATIQVNAQHLGVANQLEVRQLAVESWLAADARRFDIVFADPPFQAVDEVVLLRLAERAEQLFIYKHARRTRPIDIPERELVRSRRYGDSVLSFYR from the coding sequence GTGCGGATCATCGGTGGACAATACGGCGGTTACAAGATTCAGGGTCCGAAGACCGCTGCTACGCGGCCCATCTCGGATCGAGCTAAGGAATCACTGTTTAATATGCTAGGAGATATAGCAGGGCTCAGTTTTGTCGACGCCTATGCCGGCAGCGGTAGTGTGGGTCTGGAGGCTATCAGCCGTGCTGCCGAACCAGTGGTAGCGGTTGAGAGCGGTCGAGAAGCAGTTGCAACTATTCAGGTTAACGCCCAGCACCTGGGAGTGGCTAACCAGCTAGAGGTGCGGCAACTTGCAGTTGAGTCTTGGCTAGCGGCTGACGCGCGACGGTTTGATATCGTCTTTGCCGATCCTCCCTTTCAGGCGGTCGATGAGGTGGTGTTGCTGCGACTAGCAGAACGGGCAGAGCAACTATTTATTTATAAGCATGCCCGTCGTACTCGACCTATCGATATCCCCGAGCGTGAGTTAGTGCGTAGTCGCCGATACGGTGATAGTGTACTCTCCTTCTACCGCTAA
- the hisS gene encoding histidine--tRNA ligase, which produces MTAISTQNYKGARDFYPEEMRLQHYIFTTWRRVSERYGYAEVMAPILEFTDLYRAKTGEEIVSEQTYSFKDRGGRDVTIRPEMTPSVARMVAARQQELSFPLRWYSIPNLWRYERPQHGRLREHWQLNADIFGLDDTSAELEIISLAHALLLEFGATEDMFSIKLNSRELMSYILGEYLSLQVDAAHRVGKLLDRKSKMSDEAFINQADAILGAKLELFLDLIQSSKLHDLPDEVRNSQAATELAELARALHRRGVSNISFDLTIQRGFDYYTGIVFEIFDTSPENQRSLFGGGRYDDLLQIFKSPRVPAVGFGVGDVTMADFLQVHQLVPQLDSATKVAIVALEPEHNEDALVLADQLRQAQIAVAVDTTERKVGTKIKVADKQAIPYVLVLGPEEVANQRYSLKELKTGDEFNGSLEQVIARLS; this is translated from the coding sequence ATGACAGCTATATCTACTCAAAATTATAAGGGCGCCCGGGACTTTTATCCGGAAGAGATGCGCCTGCAGCACTATATTTTCACCACCTGGCGTCGGGTTAGTGAGCGCTACGGTTATGCTGAAGTGATGGCTCCGATCTTAGAGTTTACCGATCTCTATCGGGCCAAGACCGGAGAGGAGATTGTGAGTGAGCAGACTTACAGTTTTAAGGACCGGGGCGGCCGTGATGTGACGATTCGGCCCGAGATGACACCTTCAGTGGCTCGCATGGTGGCGGCCCGACAGCAGGAACTTAGCTTCCCGCTCCGTTGGTACTCAATTCCGAATCTGTGGCGTTACGAACGCCCTCAGCACGGTCGGCTCCGTGAACACTGGCAGTTGAACGCCGATATCTTTGGATTAGATGATACGTCTGCTGAACTAGAGATAATTAGCCTAGCCCATGCTCTGTTGCTAGAGTTTGGAGCGACTGAGGATATGTTTTCGATTAAGCTGAACAGCCGGGAACTGATGAGCTATATCTTAGGTGAGTACCTCTCTCTGCAGGTAGACGCAGCTCATCGGGTCGGTAAACTGCTCGATCGGAAGAGCAAAATGAGTGATGAGGCTTTTATCAATCAGGCCGATGCCATACTAGGTGCAAAGCTGGAACTATTTCTAGATTTAATTCAATCCAGCAAGCTACACGACCTACCGGATGAGGTGCGTAACAGTCAGGCAGCTACTGAGCTGGCTGAACTGGCCCGGGCCCTACACCGTCGCGGAGTGAGCAACATTAGCTTTGATCTCACTATTCAGCGCGGTTTTGATTACTATACCGGGATCGTATTCGAGATATTCGACACCAGTCCAGAGAACCAGCGCTCACTTTTTGGTGGCGGTCGCTACGATGATTTACTACAGATCTTTAAATCACCACGCGTTCCTGCCGTCGGTTTCGGGGTGGGTGATGTGACAATGGCTGATTTCCTGCAAGTGCATCAGCTAGTGCCTCAGCTTGATTCGGCTACAAAGGTAGCGATCGTTGCTCTAGAGCCGGAGCATAATGAGGATGCACTGGTTCTTGCTGATCAACTGCGTCAGGCGCAGATCGCGGTGGCAGTCGATACGACTGAACGCAAAGTGGGGACTAAGATTAAAGTGGCCGATAAGCAGGCAATTCCCTATGTGCTAGTGCTGGGTCCAGAGGAAGTGGCTAATCAGCGTTATAGTTTGAAAGAACTTAAGACAGGTGATGAGTTTAACGGTAGTTTAGAGCAGGTAATTGCCCGACTAAGTTAA
- the tig gene encoding trigger factor translates to MNVKVNRTKDEVVINITANTDELAPTVKSTFNRLRGSVSAKGFRPGKAPNNIIERELGAEQVQAEVIDAAAEKFYRQALVEHDIRPIANPHVDVKKFVPYTELELEVKVAVMPEVKLGDYKSISKKPPEAEVSSVEVDEVVTTIRDRLAERQEVERAAREGDEVVIDFHGRKDGADVAGAQAQDYPLLLGSNRFIPGFETELVGLKSGEEKVFKIKFPVEYGEASLAGQEVEFSIKLHKVTELIAPEVNDELAKNAGPFESLAQLRDDVTAHLKSEKEQGLQREFENTVIEAVVESAKVELPQSMLAAERERIAADFDRSLTEQGLTEDEYLKQTKQTEKQHQSALDEQAERRVKTALVLTTVADAEAIEITPEELEIRLQVLAGQYQDEKVQAELQKPEVRREIANQMLAEKTVAKLVEYATGVPESDQADKSTSPKTK, encoded by the coding sequence GTGAATGTTAAAGTAAATCGCACCAAAGACGAAGTTGTCATTAATATTACCGCTAACACCGATGAGTTAGCTCCGACGGTTAAATCTACCTTTAACCGACTCCGCGGCAGTGTTTCTGCTAAAGGATTTCGCCCGGGCAAGGCCCCAAATAACATCATCGAACGCGAGCTAGGCGCCGAACAGGTTCAGGCCGAAGTAATCGATGCTGCAGCGGAGAAGTTTTACCGTCAGGCTTTGGTCGAACACGATATCCGTCCCATTGCTAATCCGCATGTCGATGTGAAAAAATTTGTTCCCTACACCGAACTGGAGCTGGAAGTAAAAGTAGCTGTCATGCCTGAGGTTAAGCTAGGTGATTATAAGAGTATTTCGAAGAAACCGCCCGAGGCCGAGGTGAGTAGCGTCGAGGTTGACGAAGTTGTAACTACCATTCGCGATCGATTGGCCGAACGTCAAGAAGTCGAGCGGGCCGCCCGCGAGGGCGATGAGGTCGTAATTGACTTTCATGGTCGTAAGGACGGAGCCGATGTAGCCGGGGCTCAGGCTCAGGATTACCCCTTGCTGCTAGGTAGTAATCGTTTTATACCGGGTTTTGAGACCGAATTAGTTGGGCTTAAATCGGGTGAAGAGAAAGTGTTTAAGATTAAGTTTCCGGTCGAATACGGTGAAGCTTCATTAGCGGGTCAGGAAGTCGAGTTCAGTATTAAGCTACATAAGGTAACTGAACTCATAGCGCCAGAAGTTAATGACGAGCTAGCTAAAAATGCCGGTCCGTTTGAGAGCTTAGCGCAGCTTCGTGACGATGTAACTGCTCACTTGAAGAGTGAGAAGGAGCAAGGGTTGCAACGAGAGTTTGAGAACACAGTGATTGAGGCCGTGGTTGAATCAGCCAAAGTCGAGTTACCTCAGAGCATGTTGGCTGCTGAACGCGAACGCATCGCCGCCGATTTCGACCGTAGCCTTACCGAGCAAGGTCTAACTGAGGATGAGTACCTCAAGCAAACCAAACAGACTGAGAAGCAACATCAGTCTGCTTTGGATGAGCAAGCCGAGCGGCGGGTTAAGACTGCCCTAGTACTAACTACTGTAGCTGATGCTGAAGCTATCGAGATCACCCCGGAAGAGTTGGAGATCAGATTGCAAGTGTTAGCCGGTCAGTATCAAGACGAGAAAGTTCAAGCCGAGCTACAGAAGCCGGAAGTCCGTCGTGAGATTGCTAACCAGATGCTAGCCGAGAAGACGGTAGCTAAGCTAGTAGAATATGCTACCGGCGTACCCGAGTCTGACCAAGCGGATAAATCTACCTCGCCTAAGACCAAGTAG